The following are from one region of the Vulpes vulpes isolate BD-2025 chromosome 14, VulVul3, whole genome shotgun sequence genome:
- the LOC112928271 gene encoding BPI fold-containing family A member 1: MFQIGGLIVFCGLLAQTTTLLEALSLPLEHTLFLEATPGQDPSPTDLAGDLTNGLSSGLLSGGLLDILENLPLLNILKTGGGTSGGLLGGLLGKVTSVVPLLDSIIELKITNPQLLELGLVQSPDGHRLYVTIPLGIVLNVNTPLTSSLAKLAVKLNITAEILAVKNDQGKIHLILGDCTHSPGSLQISLLNGFAPLPVQSLVDSLSSFLNKVLPELVQGEVCPLVNEVLSELDVTLVHSIAELLIHGLEFVIKV; encoded by the exons ATGTTTCAAATTGGGGGCCTCATTGTCTTCTGTGGGCTGCTGGCCCAGACCACAACCCTGCTGGAAGCCCTGTCTTTGCCCCTGGAACATACTCTGTTTTTGGAGGCGACTCCAGGCCAGGATCCAAGTCCCACAGATCTTGCTGGAGACTTAACAAATG GCCTCAGCAGTGGCCTGCTCTCTGGGGGTCTATTGGACATTCTCGAAAACCTTCCACTTTTGAACATCCTGAAGACTGGAGGAGGCACTTCTGGTGGCCTGCTTGGGGGCCTGCTTGGGAAAGTGACTTCAGTGGTCCCCCTCCTGGACAGTATCATTGA ATTGAAGATCACTAACCCCCAGCTGCTGGAACTTGGACTTGTGCAGAGCCCTGATGGTCATCGTCTCTATGTCACCATCCCTCTAGGCATAGTCCTCAATGTGAATAC GCCCCTGACCAGCAGTCTGGCAAAGCTGGCTGTGAAGTTAAACATCACTGCAGAAATTTTAGCTGTGAAAAATGATCAGGGGAAGATTCATCTGATTCTTGGTGACTGCACTCACTCCCCTGGGAGCCTGCAAATCTCCCTGCTTAATGG atttgctCCCCTCCCTGTTCAAAGTCTTGTGGACAGTCTCAGCAGCTTCTTGAATAAAGTCCTTCCTGAGCTGGTACAGGGCGAG GTATGCCCTCTGGTCAATGAGGTTCTCAGTGAGTTGGACGTCACCTTGGTACATTCCATTGCTG AGTTACTGATCCATGGGCTGGAATTTGTCATCAAGGTCTAA